TATGATTTTGGAGAGAAGAGATGTATGTTTATGAAATGTGAGGTTATTttacagcttgtttggatggttgttacgtattgtgttgtgttgttggtttAGAACTACAATGTTAATTCTTATCTAGTTTGACAAGATTTTGTCcttattgattgttgttgtttagGCCTTGACATATTCACACTTCTGCAAATATGCTTGTTCTGAGGAAGTTCCTGAGCTCCAAGACATGGGAGGCCCTGCTGAAGGTTAGCAGATAATATAATTTGGAACAACTTTAGGGCTTGTTTGGTAAAATGTTTATCGGATAGTTTtgggacatttttttttcccacctCACACTTCAACATTTTTTTCATGTAAATTGCATGTTCACACACAGTTTCAACTTCTGAATACCATTGTTTCAAAACTTTAACTTCAGAAATCACTCAATTCATGTTCAAACACCTACAAAATTTTCTATAAAGAAACATAAGGATATAAAAGACACTGATGAATCTATTTTGTATCAAACAGGAGGATTTAGTATTGCTTTTGATCCACTTGATGGATCCAGCATTGTCGACACAAATTTCACTGTTGGAAACATCTTTGGTGTATGGCCTGGGGATAAGCTAACTGGGGTCACAGGAAGGGATCAAGTTGCAGCAGCCATGGGGATATTTGGACCATGGATTACATATGTTCTTGCTCTTAAAGATTGTCCCGGGACCCATGAATTCCTCCTCCTTGATGAAGGTTTGAACACGAATACAGTCAACTAAATAAGCAATATGAATCTGAACATTGCAACATGTAAAACGCCAAGGCAACGGGTGAAGTGATCAAAACTTTTATAACCCCTTTGGATGCTCTTGTACGCCTGATATTAGACTTCTTAT
This Lycium ferocissimum isolate CSIRO_LF1 unplaced genomic scaffold, AGI_CSIRO_Lferr_CH_V1 ctg20077, whole genome shotgun sequence DNA region includes the following protein-coding sequences:
- the LOC132043022 gene encoding sedoheptulose-1,7-bisphosphatase, chloroplastic-like; the protein is MDGVTEEPQSPPPQPAAVAPPPPPPPQPNQCFLCGGKVLENAAAMEYHNKDVHKKNNFALTYSHFCKYACSEEVPELQDMGGPAEGGFSIAFDPLDGSSIVDTNFTVGNIFGVWPGDKLTGVTGRDQVAAAMGIFGPWITYVLALKDCPGTHEFLLLDEGLNTNTVN